The Moorena producens PAL-8-15-08-1 genomic interval CACTATCACTACTTACCTATGCACATTTTTGTCTATTTGTCAATGCTTTACCTTAATCTATTTCCCGGGGAAGTATATCGCTATATTTTTGTTTAGCAAAGGTCAAAATCAACCCTCCTTATTTTTTTATTAATAGCGATTAGCTTTGCACAAGGTTAGCTAATCGCTGATTAAAAACTAAATTGTCATCTGACCTCTCAACTTATAATCCAACACCAAGTGACTAGATTATGGCTGATGAGCGCTGGGCTGAATCCTTACACTAAATTTCTCGGTCGAAGCCATATTTTTCGCGGATATGGGTATTAAAATACTGACCGATAGAAGGATTATCTTTCAAACCCTTGTAGATCTCCTCTGGTACATCCCGATACTTGTAGATACTACCATTATTAAATTGAACCCGAAGAATTTTTTTTTCTACATCGTAGTCGAAGGATTTAATCACAGCGCTGGTACTTTTCAGCAATGGGAAAGCAATCACATCCCGAATACTAGCTGAATTAGTGAGTAGCATTACTAAACGGTCAATACCAATACCTAAACCACCAGTGGGAGGCATACCGTACTCCAGGGCAGCGAGAAAGTCTTCATCAACATCTTGAGCTTCCAAATCTCCTGCTGCTTTCTTGGCTGCTTGTGCTTCTAGTCGTTGCCGTTGATCTATAGGATCAGTTAACTCAGAATAACTGTTTGCTGTTTCTCTTCCCACTATAAACAATTCAAACCGTTCTACTAAACCTGATTTTGAGCGATGGGGTTTAGTGAGGGGAGAGATTTCCACAGGATAATCCAGAACAAAAGTCGGTTGAATTAACGTTTCTTCCACCTTCTGCTCAAAGGCTTCATTGAGCAATTTGCCAATAGAATAGCAATCATTGGGAACCTCCACACCAGCATCTTTCGCTGCTGCTTTTGCCTGCTCAATGTTGGTAAACTTATCAAAATCTAAACCAGTTTGGTCTTTGACTAACTCGTGCATCGTTACTTTACGCCAAGGGGGAGTTAGATCAATTACTTCACCTTGGTAGTTAATGGTTAGTGTACCTAACACTTCCTGAGCAGCATTACTGATCAGATTCTCCGTCAACACCATCATCTGATTATAATCGGCATAAGCCTGATAGATTTCAATCATGGTGAATTCTGGATTGTGACGAGTGGAAATTCCTTCATTGCGGAAGACACGCCCTAACTCATATACCTTTTCAAAACCACCAACAATTAGTCGCTTCAGATGCAACTCGGTAGCAATACGCAGATACAAGTCCATTTGTAAGGTGTTGTGGTAGGTGATAAAAGGACGGGCATCTGCACCACCAGCCTCACTTTGAAGTACCGGAGTTTCAATTTCAATAAAATCCTGTTGGTTTAAATAGTGCCGAATAGAAGCAGTTATTTTGGCACGACGACGAAAGGTTTCCCGGACATCAGGATTAACAATTAGGTCAACATAACGTTGACGATAGCGCTTTTCTGTATCCGTCAAACCATGCCATTTATCTGGTAAAGGTAACAGAGATTTAGTCAGGATATCATACTCCTTGACATAGATCGAAAGTTCCCCTTTTTCCGTGCGCTTGACGGTTCCCTTTGCTCCAATAATATCTCCAGTATCCGTGAGTTTTTTGAGAATATTGAAAGCATTGGGAAGGTCGGCCATTTTAGCAGTAATTCTCTTTTTATCCAGGTAAAGCTGAATTGTACCAGTCTCATCCTGAATGTTGAAGAAAGCTAATTTACCAAAAACACGACGAGCTATAATCCGACCAGCAACAGCCACTTCCACATCTACTTCTTCGCCATTGCCTAGGTCAGCATAGTTTTGCTGCAATTCGGCAGCCTGAGCTGTAGATTCCCAATTATAGGCATAGGGAATTAATCCTTCTGCTTTCAGTTGTTCAACTTTTTCAAGCCGTGTGGTGCGAATTTCTTCTAGAGTTGAAGTGCTTTGTGGTTCTGGACGAGATTGGTCTGACATAATTTCTAGTGACAATATAGTGGACAAATAGTTTATATACTGTAAATTATTGCTGCTTAGTGACCCCTTATTATATAGCAATTATATAAATTAAACGTTAACATCCTCGTTAAACTAGGTAATGGGTAAGATCAGGGAAGTATAACTAGTTATAAACAATCAGTTATCACTGGTCTATACTTATAATTATAGCTGATTTTTTTAACCTTATCAACTATCACTAAGTTTATAGATTTTTTAATAATTGGTAAGATGTGTTACTAGACAATATAAAGTTTATTATAACTATCTTGACAGCCTTAAAACTAGTTAATAATCAAAATAATTAATTGGTTGTTATTTTGTTTTTTAGTGAATGGCATTGTGCTATTATATTTTATATAAATCTCCCGATTGATTTAGCTTTATGTCCTAATCATTAGAAGCATTGCTATCAGAATCAGCAATTACCTATTCCCGATTACCCATTCCCGATTACCATCGTAAATAACTGATTTCAATGACAGGCTTAGGAAATGAGCAAAAAACCAAAAATTATTGTCCTCGATGATGACCCGACTGGCTCCCAGACTGTTCACAGCTGCTTGTTGCTGATGCACTGGGATGTGGATACATTGCGGCTGGGACTAAGGGATGACTCCCCAATCTTTTTTATTCTTACTAATACCAGAGCTCTTAACCCAGAGCAAGCAGCAACTGTGACTCGGGAAGTTTGCCATAACCTGAAAATGGCCATAGATGCTGAAGGAATTACAGATTTTATGGTAGTCAGTCGCTCTGACTCCACCTTGCGGGGGCATTATCCGGTCGAAACTGATGTAATCGCCCAGGAAGTCGGACCATTTGATGCCCATTTCTTAGTCCCCGCATTCTTTGAGGGAGGACGAGTAACTGTCGATAGTGTGCATTACCTAATCATTGATGGTAATAGAACACCAGTGCATGAAACGGAGTTTGCCCGTGACTCGGTATTTGGATATCGCCATAGTTATTTACCCGATTATGTCGAAGAAAAGACCAAAGGTCAGATCAAGGCTAATGCGGTCGAGCCGTTTTTACTAGCAGATATTCGTAACGGTAGCTTGGAGCGTCTTCTCAAACTTTCCAATAACCAGTGTGGCGTTGTGGATGGGGAAACCCAAGGGGATTTAGATCAATTTGCGGCAGATGTCTTAAAGGCTGCTGGCCAAGGGAAACGCTTTCTGTTTCGCTCTGCTGCTAGTATTTTAACCTCCCTTGCTAGTCTTGGCCCCCAACCCGTGGCTCCTATAGATATGGCTCAGTATGTCCGACAGGGGAAACCAGGAGTTGTGATTGTGGGTTCCCATGTTAAAAAGACTACCCAGCAGCTGGAGCAGCTATTGGGAGCATCTGGGATTGGGGCGATTGAGGTAAATGTTGCCAATTTACTAGATGAATCCCAACAGCAGCGAGCCAAACTTTTGGCAAGTATTCTCGAGCGGGTTCAGGAAATTCACAGTGGTGGTAAAACACCGGTGGTTTATACCTCTCGCCAGGAATTGGTTTTTGAGGATGTCCAGAAACGGCTGGCCTTTGGAGCAGTAGTTTCAGGCTTATTGATGGATATCGTGAGGGGATTACCTAAAGATATTGGGTTTTTAATCAGTAAAGGGGGTATTACCTCTAATGATGTCTTAAGTACTGGTCTGGCTTTGAGGTCAGCACGACTACTGGGTCAGATCCTGCCTGGATGCTCAATGGTACTAACCTCTGCTGACCATCCCCAGTTTCCTAATTTACCTGTAGTGCTATTTCCTGGCAATGTGGGAGATGTGAATGGCTTGGTCACGGTTTACCGTCGATTGAGTGCAGAGTAAGAATGTTTGACAGGATATCGGTTGTGGGAGTGGGGTGACAGAGCAATAGCACTATTTAAGTATATTCCCCTTTTGCCCCATACCACCATTAGCTAAAATTCTCAACAGTTATCCAGCAGAACTTGCTGAAGAAGGTATGATCACGGAAGAATCTATCTTCGGTGCGTTAACTAATCTAGCTCCTTGTTGCATGACTTCTGATTCTGCCCAACCATCACCAGTTTCAACGGTTTCCGACGACCGCAACTCGGTAGTTAACTGCCAAGGGCAAGTTCGCTTAAAAAGTGAGGGGAAACGGCTGTTGTTGATCTTGCCACCAGCCACTAAAAACCCTAGTACTGCCAATTGGTCGGATCTATGGGAACAATTCAAGCATCGCCTCAATGGTGGAGAGCGCTTTTGGCAGCCTGAATCCAGTGTGGATCTGATGGCTGGGGATCAATTGCTGGATGGGATGAAGCTACAAGCGATCGCTGATGCCCTTGGGGCAGTCCAGTTAAGGCTAAAGCGAGTTTACACCACGCGCCGACAAACCGCTGTGGCTGCTGCAGCTGCTGGGTACTCAGTAGAACAAGAAACTCCTAAGTACTCTTTGAATCAAAAGATTGATCAACCTACTGAATTACTCGCAGAACCTCTGTACTTACAAATGACCGTGCGTTCTGGGATAGAGATCCGTCACCCTGGCACTATTGTTATAATAGGAGACTTGAACCCTGGTGGTGCATTGATCGCAGCTGGGGATATATTTGTTTGGGGGCATCTACGAGGCATTGCCCACGCCGGTGCGAATGGTAATCGAAAATGTCGGATTATGGCATTAAAAATGGAACCCACCCAGTTGCGGATTGCTGATGCTGTAGCTAGGGCACCGGAGACACCGCCACTTCAGTACTATCCTGAAGTAGCTTACGTGACTTCCCTTGGAATTCGTATTGCTAGAGCTGCTGATGTTGCTAAAACCCACTTGTCGTTGAATTCATGAGTCGAATTATTGTTGTCACCTCTGGCAAAGGAGGGGTGGGTAAAACTACCATTACCGCCAATCTAGGTTTAGCCCTAGCTCGTCTGGGTCGTCGAGTTGCCTTAGTGGATGCAGATTTTGGTTTGAGAAACTTAGACCTGCTGTTGGGACTAGAAAATCGGGTAGTCTACACAGCTATTGAAGTCTTAACAGGTCAGTGCCGCTTAGACCAGGCTTTGGTCAAAGACAAACGGCAGGAAGGACTAGTCCTGTTACCGGCAGCCCAAAGTCGTAACAAAGAAGCCGTTAACCCCAACCAAATGAAAAAGTTGTTGGGGGTGTTAGCCAAGAATTACGAGTACATCTTGGTGGACTCTCCAGCAGGAATCGAAAGTGGGTTTAAAAATGCAGTTACGGCAGCTACTGAAGCCCTAATCGTTGCTACACCAGAGATTACCTCAGTGCGGGATGCTGACCGAGTTATTGGCTTACTGGAAGCGGAAGGAATCAAAAATACCCGCCTAATTGTCAACCGCCTGAAAGCCACAATGGTAAAAGCGGATCAGATGATGTCAGTTCAAGATGTCCAAGAAATTCTTGCTATTCCCCTAATTGGTGTTATCCCCGATGACGAACGGGTGATTGTCTCCAGTAATCAGGGGGAACCCTTGATCTTATCAGAAAAGAAAACCCTGCCTGGAATTGCCATTGAAAACATTGCTGCACGCTTAGAAGGTGCAAATATTTCCTTCCTCGACCTGATGGCAGAACACGACAACCTAATCAGCCGCTTACGCCGCCTGTTCCAATAAGGTTTTAGATTGTGAATTGCCAACAACTAGTTTTGCCAAAGAGCCTCTTCCATCTCCCCCTGTGTGATTATTCACTACTCCAAAAAGCCCCATGATTATCGAAATTCTAGAACAACTTTTTTCCTGGAGGAGTGCTCAAAGCAGCCGTGAGGAGGCTAAGCGCCGCCTCCAACTGGTAATTGCCCATGATCGCTCTGACCTGAGTCCTAAAATGGTGGAGTCGATGCG includes:
- the lysS gene encoding lysine--tRNA ligase, with the translated sequence MSDQSRPEPQSTSTLEEIRTTRLEKVEQLKAEGLIPYAYNWESTAQAAELQQNYADLGNGEEVDVEVAVAGRIIARRVFGKLAFFNIQDETGTIQLYLDKKRITAKMADLPNAFNILKKLTDTGDIIGAKGTVKRTEKGELSIYVKEYDILTKSLLPLPDKWHGLTDTEKRYRQRYVDLIVNPDVRETFRRRAKITASIRHYLNQQDFIEIETPVLQSEAGGADARPFITYHNTLQMDLYLRIATELHLKRLIVGGFEKVYELGRVFRNEGISTRHNPEFTMIEIYQAYADYNQMMVLTENLISNAAQEVLGTLTINYQGEVIDLTPPWRKVTMHELVKDQTGLDFDKFTNIEQAKAAAKDAGVEVPNDCYSIGKLLNEAFEQKVEETLIQPTFVLDYPVEISPLTKPHRSKSGLVERFELFIVGRETANSYSELTDPIDQRQRLEAQAAKKAAGDLEAQDVDEDFLAALEYGMPPTGGLGIGIDRLVMLLTNSASIRDVIAFPLLKSTSAVIKSFDYDVEKKILRVQFNNGSIYKYRDVPEEIYKGLKDNPSIGQYFNTHIREKYGFDREI
- a CDS encoding four-carbon acid sugar kinase family protein, translated to MSKKPKIIVLDDDPTGSQTVHSCLLLMHWDVDTLRLGLRDDSPIFFILTNTRALNPEQAATVTREVCHNLKMAIDAEGITDFMVVSRSDSTLRGHYPVETDVIAQEVGPFDAHFLVPAFFEGGRVTVDSVHYLIIDGNRTPVHETEFARDSVFGYRHSYLPDYVEEKTKGQIKANAVEPFLLADIRNGSLERLLKLSNNQCGVVDGETQGDLDQFAADVLKAAGQGKRFLFRSAASILTSLASLGPQPVAPIDMAQYVRQGKPGVVIVGSHVKKTTQQLEQLLGASGIGAIEVNVANLLDESQQQRAKLLASILERVQEIHSGGKTPVVYTSRQELVFEDVQKRLAFGAVVSGLLMDIVRGLPKDIGFLISKGGITSNDVLSTGLALRSARLLGQILPGCSMVLTSADHPQFPNLPVVLFPGNVGDVNGLVTVYRRLSAE
- the minC gene encoding septum site-determining protein MinC, translating into MTSDSAQPSPVSTVSDDRNSVVNCQGQVRLKSEGKRLLLILPPATKNPSTANWSDLWEQFKHRLNGGERFWQPESSVDLMAGDQLLDGMKLQAIADALGAVQLRLKRVYTTRRQTAVAAAAAGYSVEQETPKYSLNQKIDQPTELLAEPLYLQMTVRSGIEIRHPGTIVIIGDLNPGGALIAAGDIFVWGHLRGIAHAGANGNRKCRIMALKMEPTQLRIADAVARAPETPPLQYYPEVAYVTSLGIRIARAADVAKTHLSLNS
- the minD gene encoding septum site-determining protein MinD produces the protein MSRIIVVTSGKGGVGKTTITANLGLALARLGRRVALVDADFGLRNLDLLLGLENRVVYTAIEVLTGQCRLDQALVKDKRQEGLVLLPAAQSRNKEAVNPNQMKKLLGVLAKNYEYILVDSPAGIESGFKNAVTAATEALIVATPEITSVRDADRVIGLLEAEGIKNTRLIVNRLKATMVKADQMMSVQDVQEILAIPLIGVIPDDERVIVSSNQGEPLILSEKKTLPGIAIENIAARLEGANISFLDLMAEHDNLISRLRRLFQ